Proteins from a genomic interval of Vreelandella profundi:
- the serC gene encoding 3-phosphoserine/phosphohydroxythreonine transaminase — MTRHYNFCAGPAALPVAVLERAREELLDYQGRGLSVMEMSHRSDEFIAIAERAEVDFRQLLSVPENYKVLFLQGGASMQFAMLPMNLLGQGGSANFIQTGIWGSKALSEAKRLGFECHVSASSEPNGHTAVPARDSIKLSGDAGYLHYTSNETIGGLEFDYTPDTQRADGRHVPLVCDMSSNILSGPIDVSEFGVIYAGAQKNIGPAGLTLAVVRDDLLGQAQANIPSLFDYKMLADAGSMVNTPPTYAWYLAGLVFQWLKDDVGGLAAMDAINQRKADKLYAAIDASDFYSNPIAKANRSRMNVPFVLADAALDKAFLQQADTAGLLNLKGHRSVGGMRASLYNAVPESAVDALIAFMADFEQTRG, encoded by the coding sequence ATGACACGTCATTATAATTTCTGCGCAGGGCCTGCGGCCCTGCCAGTAGCCGTGCTTGAACGGGCGCGTGAAGAGTTGCTGGATTACCAAGGCCGTGGCCTTTCTGTTATGGAAATGAGCCACCGCAGCGATGAGTTTATCGCCATTGCAGAGCGTGCTGAGGTCGATTTTCGCCAGCTGCTGAGCGTGCCGGAGAACTATAAAGTACTGTTTTTGCAAGGTGGCGCTAGCATGCAGTTTGCCATGCTGCCGATGAACTTGCTGGGCCAGGGCGGTAGCGCCAACTTTATCCAGACGGGTATCTGGGGTTCAAAAGCGCTCTCTGAGGCTAAGCGACTTGGTTTCGAGTGTCATGTGTCGGCCAGCAGCGAGCCCAATGGACATACCGCGGTGCCCGCACGCGATAGCATCAAGCTGAGTGGCGATGCAGGCTACCTGCATTACACCTCTAACGAAACGATTGGTGGCCTGGAGTTTGACTATACGCCCGACACGCAGCGCGCTGATGGCCGGCATGTGCCGTTGGTCTGTGATATGTCGTCAAATATTCTCTCGGGTCCCATCGACGTTAGCGAGTTTGGCGTGATCTACGCTGGCGCACAGAAGAATATTGGTCCTGCTGGTTTAACGCTCGCGGTCGTTCGTGACGATCTGCTAGGCCAGGCGCAGGCGAATATTCCCTCTCTATTTGACTATAAAATGCTGGCTGACGCAGGGTCGATGGTGAATACCCCGCCAACCTACGCATGGTACTTGGCCGGTTTAGTCTTTCAGTGGTTGAAGGATGACGTTGGCGGTTTGGCTGCTATGGACGCTATTAATCAACGTAAAGCCGACAAGCTGTATGCCGCGATTGACGCCAGCGATTTTTATAGCAACCCCATTGCCAAGGCCAATCGTTCGCGGATGAACGTGCCTTTTGTATTGGCCGATGCGGCGCTGGATAAAGCATTCTTACAACAAGCCGATACCGCAGGTTTGCTGAATTTGAAAGGCCACCGTAGCGTCGGTGGTATGCGTGCCAGCCTGTATAACGCGGTGCCTGAGTCTGCGGTAGATGCATTAATTGCGTTTATGGCTGATTTCGAACAAACAAGGGGCTAA
- the gyrA gene encoding DNA gyrase subunit A, producing MGDIAREILPVNIEDELKQSYLDYAMSVIIGRALPDVRDGLKPVHRRVLFAMHELGNEWNKPYKKSARVVGDVIGKYHPHGDSAVYDTIVRMAQHFSMRHVLVDGQGNFGSIDGDNAAAMRYTEVRMSRLAHELLADLEKDTVDWVDNYDGTERIPAVLPTKVPNLLINGSSGIAVGMATNIPPHNMREVIAGCLALIDDYTLSVDDLMEYIPGPDFPTGAIINGRAGILSAYRTGRGRIYVRACHTIEHHDKTGRDHIIITELPYQVNKARLIEKIAELVKEKKIEGIAELRDESDKDGLRVVIEIKRGESGEVVVNNLFAQTQLQNVFGINMVALENGQPRTLNLKEMLEAFIRHRREVVTRRTLYELKKARERGHLLEGLAVAISNIDEVIELIKASPNAAEAREKLLAKIWPPGQVTAMLERAGATSCKPEELDEGFGLNTAATSYRLSPAQAQAILELRLHRLTGLETEKLLDEYLSILSKIAELTEILASADRLMEVIREELNAVRDQFADDRRTEIQASHLDLSIEDLIAEEDMVVTVSRSGYAKTQPLSDYQAQRRGGRGKSATAMKDEDVIEHLLVASTHDTVLLFSNRGKVYWLKVYEMPNASRGSRGKPLVNMLPLEEGEAVNAILPVRDYDPEHYIFFATAKGTVKRTSLEQFSRPRSVGLIAIDLEEGDRLVGAAITTGDDHAMLLSSNGKAIRFEEGNARAMGRTARGVRGMRLAGDAEVISLIIPKSQQIDAEADAEGETQDASAESAVAETADGQIYIMTASENGYGKRTRLEEFPLRGRGGQGVIAMQTSERNGALVAAMQVYDSDEMMLITDRGTLVRTRVEEVSTTSRNTQGVMLIRLGKEEKLVKTVRVDEPEEIDGPEEADELSALVEGDLEESGLEDAEAGESSDDAQETGTDDTSL from the coding sequence ATGGGTGACATCGCCAGAGAAATCTTGCCCGTCAATATTGAAGACGAGCTTAAGCAGTCGTATCTCGACTATGCGATGAGTGTCATTATCGGTCGCGCGTTACCCGACGTACGTGACGGCCTAAAACCGGTTCACCGGCGTGTGCTGTTTGCCATGCATGAACTGGGTAATGAGTGGAATAAACCGTATAAGAAGTCGGCGCGTGTCGTTGGCGATGTTATCGGTAAATACCACCCGCACGGCGATAGCGCGGTTTACGACACCATCGTTCGTATGGCTCAGCACTTTTCAATGCGTCACGTGCTGGTCGACGGTCAGGGTAACTTCGGTTCTATTGATGGGGATAACGCGGCGGCTATGCGTTATACCGAGGTGCGCATGTCGCGCCTTGCTCATGAGCTCCTAGCTGATCTTGAAAAAGATACCGTCGATTGGGTAGACAACTACGATGGCACCGAGCGTATTCCCGCCGTGCTGCCCACCAAAGTGCCCAACCTGCTGATCAACGGCTCGTCCGGTATCGCTGTAGGCATGGCGACGAATATTCCACCGCATAACATGCGTGAAGTGATTGCCGGCTGCTTGGCGCTCATCGACGACTACACGCTGTCGGTGGACGACCTGATGGAGTATATCCCTGGCCCTGATTTCCCCACCGGTGCGATTATCAATGGCCGCGCGGGCATTTTGTCTGCCTATCGTACTGGCCGTGGGCGTATTTACGTGCGCGCCTGCCATACGATTGAGCATCACGATAAAACCGGTCGCGACCACATTATCATCACCGAATTGCCATATCAGGTGAACAAGGCGCGGTTGATTGAGAAAATCGCCGAGCTGGTAAAAGAGAAGAAAATTGAAGGCATCGCCGAGCTGCGCGATGAGTCGGATAAAGACGGCCTGCGCGTGGTGATTGAAATCAAGCGCGGCGAGTCCGGCGAAGTAGTGGTCAATAACCTGTTTGCCCAGACGCAGCTACAGAACGTGTTCGGGATTAACATGGTGGCGCTTGAAAACGGCCAGCCGCGCACGCTGAATCTCAAAGAAATGCTTGAGGCATTCATTCGCCACCGTCGCGAAGTGGTGACTCGGCGTACGCTTTATGAGCTGAAAAAAGCGCGTGAGCGCGGCCATCTGCTTGAAGGTTTGGCTGTCGCCATCTCGAATATCGATGAAGTGATTGAGCTGATTAAAGCCTCGCCCAACGCGGCAGAAGCGCGTGAAAAGCTGCTGGCTAAAATCTGGCCGCCTGGCCAAGTCACCGCGATGCTGGAGCGGGCGGGCGCTACGTCATGTAAGCCAGAAGAGTTAGACGAAGGGTTCGGCTTAAACACGGCAGCCACGTCGTATCGTCTGTCGCCTGCCCAGGCTCAAGCCATCCTTGAGCTGCGCTTGCATCGTTTGACGGGTCTTGAGACAGAGAAACTCCTTGATGAGTATCTGTCTATTCTGTCGAAAATTGCTGAGCTGACCGAGATTTTGGCCTCGGCAGATCGCTTGATGGAAGTTATTCGTGAAGAGCTGAACGCCGTGCGCGATCAGTTTGCTGACGACCGTCGTACTGAAATCCAGGCCAGTCATCTAGATCTTTCGATTGAAGATTTGATTGCAGAAGAAGACATGGTTGTCACCGTGTCGCGCTCTGGCTATGCCAAGACGCAGCCGCTGTCGGATTATCAGGCGCAGCGTCGTGGCGGTCGCGGTAAGTCCGCAACGGCGATGAAAGATGAAGATGTCATCGAGCACCTGCTGGTGGCATCGACGCACGATACCGTGCTGCTGTTCTCTAACCGCGGCAAAGTGTACTGGCTGAAAGTGTATGAAATGCCGAACGCTAGCCGTGGCTCACGCGGTAAGCCGCTGGTGAACATGCTGCCGCTAGAAGAAGGCGAGGCGGTCAACGCTATCCTGCCGGTACGTGACTACGATCCGGAGCACTATATTTTCTTCGCGACAGCCAAAGGCACCGTGAAACGCACCAGTCTTGAGCAGTTCTCGCGGCCGCGCAGCGTCGGTCTTATTGCGATTGATCTGGAAGAAGGTGACCGCCTCGTCGGTGCGGCCATTACCACGGGTGATGACCATGCCATGCTGCTGTCGTCTAACGGCAAGGCTATTCGCTTTGAAGAGGGCAATGCCCGTGCCATGGGCCGTACCGCCCGCGGTGTGCGCGGCATGCGTTTGGCGGGCGATGCGGAAGTCATCAGCCTGATTATTCCGAAGAGTCAGCAGATTGATGCGGAAGCTGATGCCGAAGGCGAAACGCAAGACGCCTCAGCTGAGAGCGCTGTGGCCGAAACGGCCGACGGTCAGATCTACATCATGACCGCCAGTGAAAATGGCTACGGCAAGCGTACGCGTCTTGAAGAGTTCCCGCTGCGTGGCCGCGGTGGTCAGGGTGTTATCGCTATGCAAACCAGCGAGCGTAATGGCGCGCTGGTGGCGGCGATGCAGGTTTATGACAGCGATGAAATGATGCTGATCACTGACCGTGGAACGCTTGTGCGTACCCGCGTAGAAGAAGTTTCTACCACGTCGCGTAATACCCAGGGCGTGATGCTGATTCGCCTGGGTAAAGAAGAGAAGCTGGTCAAGACGGTTCGCGTTGATGAACCGGAAGAAATCGATGGGCCGGAAGAAGCTGATGAGCTTAGCGCTCTTGTTGAGGGCGATCTTGAAGAGAGCGGCCTTGAAGATGCCGAGGCAGGCGAATCATCCGATGATGCACAGGAAACGGGGACTGATGACACGTCATTATAA
- a CDS encoding acyl-CoA thioesterase, which produces MTASLSRVQLRVRGYHLDGYGHVNNARYLEFMEEGRWDFFDQYPEMIQTLHKAGRAFVVVNLNIDYLAAARHGDDLEILTGIVHLGERSGLCHHRIIRNDGTLIAQADLTFVLLEQKANKAAAIAGDVRETLSALTVTKEAFIL; this is translated from the coding sequence ATGACAGCATCGTTATCGCGAGTTCAGTTACGCGTGCGGGGTTATCACCTAGATGGCTATGGCCACGTTAATAACGCCCGCTACCTTGAATTTATGGAGGAGGGGCGCTGGGATTTTTTTGATCAATACCCCGAAATGATTCAAACGCTTCATAAGGCTGGAAGAGCGTTTGTTGTCGTCAATCTGAATATTGATTATCTAGCCGCGGCGCGCCATGGTGATGATTTGGAAATTCTCACCGGTATTGTCCACCTGGGAGAGCGCAGTGGGCTATGCCATCACCGTATTATCCGTAATGACGGTACGCTGATTGCTCAGGCGGATTTAACGTTTGTGCTATTAGAGCAAAAGGCTAATAAAGCTGCCGCCATTGCGGGTGATGTGCGTGAAACGCTGAGCGCATTAACGGTCACAAAAGAGGCATTTATCCTCTAA